A single window of Nicotiana sylvestris chromosome 3, ASM39365v2, whole genome shotgun sequence DNA harbors:
- the LOC104238905 gene encoding large ribosomal subunit protein uL10, whose translation MAPKATKAEKKIAYDSKMCQLLDEYTQVLVAAADNVGSTQLQNIRKGLRGDSVVLMGKNTMMKRTIRVHAEKTGNNTILNLIPLLVGNVGLIFTKGDLKEVSEEVAKYKVGAPARVGLVAPVDVVVPPGNTGLDPSQTSFFQVLNIPTKINKGTVEIITPVELIKKGDKVGSSEAALLAKLGIRPFSYGLVVLSVYDNGSVFSPEVLDLTEDDLIEKFAMGVSMVTSLSLAISYPTLAAAPHMFTNAYKNVLAIAVETDYSFPLADKVKEYLEDPSKFTAVAAAPVAAAGSGAAPAAAKEEEKKDEPAEESDDDMGFSLFD comes from the exons ATGGCACCCAAAGCAACTAAAGCCGAGAAGAAGATCGCTTATGACTCAAAGATGTGCCAACTTTTGGATGAGTACACTCAGGTGCTCGTGGCTGCTGCTGACAACGTTGGATCCACTCAGCTCCAAAACAttaggaagggtttgagaggtgactccgTTGTTCTCATGGGAAAGAACACTATGATGAAGAGGACTATTCGAGTCCACGCTGAAAAAACCGGCAACAACACTATCCTCAATCTCATCCCCCTCCTTGTT GGTAACGTGGGATTGATCTTCACCAAGGGTGACTTGAAGGAAGTGAGTGAGGAAGTTGCAAAGTACAAG GTTGGAGCACCTGCTCGTGTAGGTTTGGTGGCACCAGTTGATGTTGTTGTCCCTCCTGGCAACACTGGACTGGATCCCTCTCAGACATCTTTCTTTCAG GTGCTCAACATTCCCACCAAGATTAACAAGGGTACTGTTGAAATTATCACCCCTGTGGAGCTCATCAAGAAGGGTGACAAAGTGGGTTCCTCTGAAGCTGCTCTGCTTGCCAAACTTGGAATCAGGCCCTTCTCATATGGCCTTGTTGTTCTCTCTGTTTATGACAATGGATCTGTCTTCAGTCCTGAGGTTCTTGACCTGACTGAGGATGATCTCATTGAAAAGTTTGCCATGGGAGTTTCTATGGTTACCTCCTTGTCATTGGCCATCTCTTACCCAACTTTGGCTGCTGCACCACACATGTTTACCAATGCCTACAAGAATGTGTTGGCCATTGCTGTTGAGACCGATTATTCTTTCCCTCTGGCTGACAAAGTGAAGGAATACCTGGAG GATCCTAGCAAgtttactgctgttgctgctgcacCTGTTGCAGCTGCTGGTTCTGGTGCTGCTCCTGCTGCTGCtaaggaggaggagaagaaggaTGAACCTGCTGAGGAGTCGGATGATGACATGGGTTTCAGCTTGTTTGATTAA